TCTACTCCAGTAAAAGTAATTTGCAATATATTTTAAGATTACTCAGATACTTATGATACCTCAGGGCAGcatttctcaacctttttttctgttttaaaatctgaaaaatctcAGGTCACCTGAGTCAAAATGTACAGATATAAAAAACTGACCTTCTACATTCCTATGACTGCCAAGGGATTTATGTAGAAaagaattaacaaaaaaaacctgcaagtgatctcttaaaaaaataaaaatgtctatatTTTTCACCATGTAGATCACATGACATATTTTGGCACACCTGCTAAAATGGCGTAAGCCTATTTATTTGCTGACGCTAATGCTGACATGATTTCAGGAAAACAACATAAGagacattttgaaaatatacaCAGGGATAGCTAATGATCTGCACATTCAGAGTAATATTTTGGCTGATTTTAAAGCATATTGACGGCACCTCACTGGACCCTTCAGGGgttgtacagtaaaatgtttttttcagaatgTACAGTAAAAACACAAGAGCATAAAACCTCTATGTAAAAGTACACCTCCATAATAAGgtgaaatgcaacagctgtttttggatgTAATGTAGAATCATTCTGTCACTTTGTGCTACTGACCATCATGTACAATAAAAGCCAAACTTCTGGCTTGTTTCATGCTGTTCAAAGAAACTTTTAGTAATGGATTCTTTTTGaaatgtagtgaagtacaaAACTCTcctcaaaatatacttaagcAATAGaaaaattactgattttaaaaactacacaaaaagtTACTTAGTTACAGTCGTTTTAGTaaatgtaactagttactttccAACCATGTTCAAATGATACCATTCTTATTAGGAATTATCTTCAGGAATGTAGATAGTGTTTTCTATGAGAGGACATTCAGGACTCTGTGAACACAAAGCTGTATTTACTTATGTTTTAGGGTGCAGCAGAAGATTATAGATATATAAGTTTGAACAAAATTGAAACTACTGTGTAGCTTAATATTTCAGTGGGTCTTTTTATGTGTAATTGGGATGAACAGACCTCTAATCATAGACACTACAGTTTGATTATTTTGGTTATTCTAGTTGTAAAAAATACTGTATAAAGATGACCACGCTTAATTTAACTTGCACATGACATTTTCTGTCCCCAGGTTGTGCAAGGCTGGGCCAGAAGTTATCAACAGCGACGCCCTCTTCTGACCAAAGATGTCAATGCATGATGGTAGCAGGACACACTGTTCAACGTTGTCACTGGAGATGACCTTCGGCCATATAAATAATTTGTTTTCGAAGTCATGCGCAggaccatgtttttttttctgtgctgtgaTTTGCCTTAAGCAGATCAACAACAGACTGCATTTTTGTCTGGTTCATTTACAGACGGACTATCAGTTTGTGTGATTGGGATGCCATATCTGTGTGCCTAACAGATGCAGTACCTTCAATGTATTTAttctgaaattatttattcaaactTTCTACTGAGGTATTCAATAGAAATCCTCAGAATAAAGAGAGGTAGTCTGTCTCTACCTACAGATGCAGCTCTTGTGGGATTACATGCACAATGTTGATGGCAGTTGTGTTGCAGTGAAGCTTTGTACTGACATGAAATAAGGGGTGTATTCACACTGGGGTACAGTATGAATGTTCTGCActtcttaaaaatgtcactTCTGCCTGGTGACTTTGTGACAGAATAATGCTTGGACTTTTTTGCGTATGTTTGCAGTGTATCAAAATCAAATTTGACTTCTTAGATTAAATGTGGTTCTGCTGCCACTTTGTTGACACAAAGATAGCACTATGACTTTTAAAATGAGTCTTGAAGCAAAGGTTCAtatagaaatataaatatagaaataGCTGTGTAATTAGGGGGGTCGtgaagtttgtgtcagtttcaTATTGAGTCAAAAGTTAGAACTTTTGGTTTTAATTTGCAGAGAATTTAACCAGCTACGCTACAATCCACTTCTCTTAGAGGCTTTGCCAAATCCTATGACTCTCATCAATGGCATGAAAAGCCAGATATGGAAGTAAATAACACCAACCTCCTCTCATCCTCAGAATAAGTCGTGACTAGTgccctaaaaatgtcctgtctACAAGGCATGGCACCAGCAGATTTACCTCCAGGCGGAGATGAATGCCATAGGTCTGACTGTATCAAGCACTCAggaaatgttgcttttttatttcttcttgaATTGTAACCTTTCCAAACCTTGGTTTGCCTTGCAACAGTGAATGTACAGTACTTTAATACAATAGAACTCTTCTAGAAGAGAACCTATATTGTATgagttaaaatgtgattttcttGGTTTAATGCCAAACTTTGATGACATGCTGTACATCAAACTGAGCTCCTTCATGGATGTTTTCTCTTGTATTTCTTGACTTTGAAACATCtttcttttgtgttgttttctcatACTCTTCATgttctatgcactgttctttttttttatcgtAAATGACATTTGTTGTCATCAAAACAGTTCAAGAATGCAATCATGACATGAATTTGCACTGGTTAAACACTGGTACGCTTATCGCAAGCTTTGATTTGAGATTGCACTTAAACATAAAGGAACTACTGATGAAGTATGGCAGCACTGTTTTTCCTCTAGACTGTTAGAGCTTTTTGCTGTGAGAAATAAACGACTGATAATGACACTGTACATGTAAATAAAGTGATGTAACTTTTTTTGTGAGACTGTAATTTCCATCTCAGCGACAACAATGCTAATGCACCAAAAGAAAATAGTGCCCTATCATATCCTCCTTAGAAAGACTTGCGGATATGACAattgcaaaataataaaaaaaaaaaccataatGAAAGCCACTTTAGATTGTAAAACTTCCAAAAAGAGCCCATCCACTTGCCTGGTGTCAATGTTAGGATTGAAAGCTTGTCTCATGAATATAATATGAAAAATCActtcattttcaatttaactGTCATCCTTGTATTTTAACAGAGCACAATATTCTTTCTGGTATAAATTTAGGATTTCTtgtatttctctgtctttgccAGGCCTATGTTGTATCGATGCCTGTCCCAAATGAAACCTGTAGCTATAGACTGGAGTAAACACAAGCCAAAGTTTCATGGTAATACATAGAGATGCACAGATTGCAGGATTTAGGTTCAAGAATAATGCCAGTGACAACTTGCCTGCTGCCAACAGGGATGTATTTTCAtgacttcttttggtgtaagacaGCATTTTTGCCCATGCTTGACCATGAAAACATATCAGACTGTGTCCAACCGGTAACCTCTTCCTattaaaaaatctgaatcaGCCAACAGATGTACTTGATAACATTATTTAACTGATTGGACACAATAGCTGTTTCTCAAAATCCAGGAAGGATCCTTCTGAGTCAGGTCCTGTGGAGGCGAGGCTAGAGACCTCCCTGGCAACTcttgaacacacatttggaacaggcCAAATGCACAAGTGTGTGTGATTATGTCATTAGAATGGTGCTGCCCATTTATGTGGAGGTGGCAGAAATCAAAATGGGGGGGGGTACTAATGACAACTTAGCCTACGCCGTCTAATGAGCAGGTTTCTGTgatagaaaagatgttttcactctactcccggtctgtttcggcatggATTTTCCGAGCATTACGTGGGCTTGTCTGGTAtatccagggcctgctgctgcgttagcttggatgttgctGTAGCAGCAAGCCACACCGACAGCTTGTACGAATAAAGTGAGGATATTTTCTCCTTACACTTCTGCCAAATCCAACACCATAAAGACACTCCCTCATCAACATAAGGCCTGTGGTTGACTCAGTGTGTCTGTATCACGACTTTGTAAGACTTTTATCCAACCCAATCACATGCAATAAAAAGAAGCAGGATGTTGCTCAGAGATAGAGATAGAGACAGATCTCtactcacacagaaaaagaaagggagaggagaaaatgtagcACAAGTTATACAAATGGAGACATAATTTCCACTCAACTTAAAGGAAACCCAACCAAATGAAATTTTCAGTTCTTAGCCGTGGTCCTAATGCACCTTAAAATGACTCTACAAAGacttttgacaaagaaaattCTCTTTATTGACCATTTCTGATACAAATTGTTGTAGGGCACCATAGAAATATAGACATTGTACATTTATATACGGTGTACATTAAAAAGAATGATCCCATCCTGTTACAGTATATAAATGAACGGATGCAAGATGGTTGGTACGATAACCGACACTGATACTCTCAGGGGTACTGGGAGGATGTTGGAAAAGGATGTTGGGATGAGTATGGCGAGGATGGCTGTGTGTATTGCCAAACACACGACGGCCAAGAGAACAAGTTAAGTGGAAAGAGCGCCCAGTctatcacaaacacacaaacatttgtccATGAAAATCTGAACCAACATTTCAGTGCACCAgaagaatttaaaaacacacctgCTAATCTACCACAGTCAGCGAACACAGTTGTCAAGCTGACAGGTCTCCCTGACTTTCTTcacacatttagaaaaaaaaaaaaaaaaaaaaaaaaaaaacacctgtctGCGAGCTCCAGGTATGAGCGAGCCGAAGATGTGCTGCGTTACAACGCAATCAGAGCCGATTTCTTGAGATCAACTCCCTACAGTCAGgtcaaagagaaaaacaatacaaaaacgTTGTAATAACGACATCTTTCCACTCCAAAGCCGAggttacatttaaaaacaacagaaaaccaGTTAAATGCAATCATTATATGGTAAAAGTAAGCTGTCGAGTGAGGTATGAAAGTCCAGGCCTTGTATCGCCTGCTTGCAGTTTTCCGGGTTTTGTAACTGAGGTTGTAGCAGCTTAGGTGTGTGAAAAAACCCAGTTAAGTGGACTGTGACCGCAGGTTCCCTGACACttagaaatacacaaacatcTTTTTTCCTGTAGCGGACAGCATACAAACAACACACATGTTCAAGACTAAAAAGTATATTACTGTTCTAAGTGATGACAGAAGGACCAAGCTAAGTGAAGCAATGAGAGCTAGatggaatggaaaaaaaaaaaaccaaaaaaaaaaaaaaaaaaaacacaacgtACAGCCCTGTTGGATAGAAGTGCCACCAACTATCCTAGATTACAATCAAACCTGTTGTTTGACCGATTGCCTGGCGAGTGATTGGGTGAGCGCTTTGAAAACGGAGGACCCATGTGAAGACAGACGCCAATTTAACAGCAATTGTAAAAGCTCCCTGAAGAAACGACACTGATGCTCTCAGCCTAGAACTCTGCCGACCATATCCTTAAAAACATGTTATATACCCCAAAAAAGTTTGAGTttattatttcatgaaaaagcAGCAcactcatgttttttaaaatggtttgtAACCCGAAGGAACAAAAACAGTAAGTCTATTCTGATCACTAACGATACACTTTACATCTCCCTTCTACACGCCAAGGCCTGCGCAGGAAGTTCGAAGAGCTAAATCTAAACTGATCTACACAAGGAAGGTGGTTAACATGATTCTGCTCTAAAAGtgagaaaagagagggagaaaaatcaGTTATGCAGTTTAGAAATGGAAAAACACTTCTACCATCTGTTACCTAGTTCATCCTACACGCTGAAGCTCAACTTCCATCTAAAATACAATGCAAAAGGAGAGGTTAACcacttcacacaaacacacgaggaacaaaaacagcaagTTATCGGTAAAATTCACCTTTGTCCAGTacaaaacatggagaaaaatctCTACGCCCTACCATCTCAGATGCGGATACAACAAATAAGTAACATTAAGCAGAGAAAATGTCCTAAGATCCATCTTTATGGTAAAACAGAAAACGTCCAGGCTCCTGAGAGCACACTTCTTGTCCAGTATAAAAGACTCTGTGAACATGACATGTAGAGAAAAGGGCTGACACCTTTCATATACATCTTAGATCTATGCTTGAGCAAGGTCCATCGTTCTATCCAGTGCTGCTGCATGATATTTGTACTGTGTTAACCCAGTCTTTTTGGCGGAAAAAAGACAGGCTTTGTCGTGAACAGTGGTCATGTGGTGGCACTGGTGTTGGAGATACAGCCCAGTTCTGGTTAACAGTAAGTCAGTATGTTGAGTGAGGTAGCATGCGTTGTGAATTACTggtcctcttcttcctcctcctcctcctctgcggATGATTGCTGGGATGCCTTTTCTTCCTTCTCCTGTGACAacgaagggaaaaaaaacagtcaggGTATGGCTACACCCATGAGGAAAATGTGCCATCAACAATAGCTGCCTGTGATTCATGCCTAAACTTGACTGTTTTTgcttaacccccccccccccatgccaacatgaaaaaaatcaatgttattATAAATCTCTTTGATAAACCACTGTGGCATGAAGAACACCCAAGGGAAGGATGAGCCATCTGTAGTGAAAAGTGATTCATAAGAGCTGTGACTCACAGTGAGGCATCctgcttttgcctttttttccctttcctcACATTTGCTACAGCTTGAGAtattcattcataaaaatgaGCAGGCTAGCTACAAGGGTAACTCAGGGTCATTCCTCTCTGTGACTAATCCAATCCAGACTTCTTTCAGAGTCCGCCCTAACCACTAAGGCACATGACAGAATGTTACTACAAGACCACAACTTCTTTGCATCTTTGACCGACTGGCGACTCATTTTgctgggacaaaaaaaaaaagcaaaactagGCTGTTGCTTTCACTGGTAGGAAATACTGATTCTATAGATCTCTTAAGTAAGAACAAAGATAGCTGTGATGAGTGAAAAATGGCCTGCTTTAAGGAAGGAGGCAGGGGGAATTAGGGAAATGAAATTCTGCCCTGAAGACAGTCATACCAATCTTAATTGAATTTGTGGAGGCATTGCTGAAACACTGACTATTCTTGAACGCACTCTTACCTCCTTCTTTGGAGGTCTTCCTCTGCGTTTTCCACCTGCAGAGGGGGCTGCTGCTGCCTTCTGCGAAAACAAAACAGTTCAAGTTAAGTGAAAGAGCACAGATTTGCATTTTGTTGCAATTTTCACGATTAGAAGCTCAATTTTGGCTgggatttttcttaaaaaaaaaaaaacctctgcacATCTCATAGTGCTTCTTGTTGCAGCCTGGAGATGGCAGCAGAACCTCTTATTTGACCAGGATGGAAAGGGGGCATTGGGTTCATTGGCTATTATCTGGAAGGCCAACAGGAACTGCACACAGGGCACTCCAGTTCGCTGGCCACCTGGTCTGAGGCTCAGAGACAGCTGGTAGAACTGTGCAGAGACACAAACCGTCCCAGCTCAGCCCTTGTTGCTCAAACCTATATCGCACtccttttgcctttttctctccAGTCTCTCCTTCTCTTGCTTAGTTTTCCTATAcatagagaggagagagagcgcACGGGGGAGCTGGAGGGCTGGGGCGAGGGAGAAAATCAGTTGTTGCTATGGAGACGACAGGCAGAGAAGAACTAGGGCTGTGTGCTGGGTGGGGGCGGAGGGGTGCTTAGTGTCAGCTTGGAAACAGTCTTTACGGCCTCTGCACCTGCACCGCACTGAGCATGACAAGCTGCAGGAAGCTGGAGGACAGGAAGTACACAGAGAGCATcactcaaaaaaaaagaaaaaaaaaaaaaacaaacggcCAGTAAACCAAGGTCTTTACAATGGGAAACCCTAGCTGGGCTATTTCTGACACCATGAAAGGAAGCTGCTATATCGCGGCCAGCAGATATATCACAAGTAACAGCAGGACGTCCTTTTAAAAGGATGAGGTTAGCTGCCGTTAAAATCAGGGGATAGAAAAGAGGAAATTGCTGCAAGAGATAGCCAACAGTACAACGCAATTTGGCATGGAGGTTATCCCAGCTCAGATGCATCTCATGTAAAATCATGCTGCCACGTAAAATTCTGACAGCACGCTGCATTGACTCACTTTCTTGCTGGGGCCCTTGTTTCTGCTGCCCTTTGGACGTCCTCTGGGCCTCTTTGGAGTGGGAGACCCACTTGGTTcctgaaaatcaaaacaagacaaaaacataagaaaaaaccataacagcattttctttgcattcaTAGGAATAGTATACATGAATTCACTGCAACAGTGTGCATGGACACGGTGCATTTCTCCGTGCAAAACTGTCATTCAGTTCCCTTTTCAAGGTCAGGGAGGCTGACAGGTGTTCAGAGCTGCAGGTTGCCACTTGTCAATACGCTAGTGTCTTACTCAagtgtaaacaaaaacattggctACATGCTCATAACAAATGCAAATGACAATGATCAGGCAACCACAATGAGGCGTAGTGACAACATCCAGGTTAGAACTTTAGGGGATTACCATCAACCCCAACATGCAAGGTAACCGCAGTGCCAGAGCAGACATCTTCTTCATGTGCAAATTAGTGGTTGTATGCCGTACCATGGCCGACACGTCTCTTATTGCATTTCTTGAGTGTTTACAACTGCAGCTCACAGCAACCGAGCAATTCAATCCTACAACACCCAGTGCTGAGTGACAGCTATATGAGCCATTCTGAGCCTCCACGCTGCTATGTCATCCATTACATGacgagcagagaggagagagcagaggtgGGTTTgcgaggagaggaggaggaggagggggttaAAACCAGTTGAAAGGTGTTGGGTTACAGGTTGCTTACAAACCAGTGAGACGCACAGGAAGTTTGTGGCACACGTCTACATTTACACAGATAAGGGGTGAGGAAATGGTCACAGGGATTTTTCTGCAGCCATATCAAGATGGGTGATGCATCAGTGCTACATCAAGGGGGCTTATGATTAGGACACCTTACCTTTTTATCTACCTGAGAATGAACCGGAACAGATGTGGgcttgttatgtttttttttttttacaccccTCCTTCTCTCTTGCACAACCCTGGTGCCATGCGCTGCTGATATAATGATAATTTTCTCTGCAGAAGTAAATATAAATCACTTACGTCAGAGGTGTTTACCTGTGGCTGCTTACGGGGTCTTCCACGCCCCCTCTTCTCGGTTCCCTCCTTCTCCTTCGGTGAGACTGTCCCCTTGTCGCTCATGTTTGCTTCGCTTTTCAGACCTACAGCAGATAAATCACACCCTCAGGCTTATTGCAGGACGAGGCGCTgagttcacacacacacacacagaggcatgcacgcgcacacaaacacagcagagaaaatACGAGGGCATTTAAACTCATTGACCGCACAACAAACCGAACCGGTAACGCGTTTAACTCAATTAATCCGCACTTATTTCCAGCTCTATTTCGGTCTCCTCCGCGCTCCGTTACACCCCCGACGTCGTCTCACAAACACTGGATTTGACATCAAACTACCTCGGGTGATATCACCGAGCTTTCGTGGGCGGTTTCAAGCCGTGTAAATCTGCACCACAAGGCTGAACTCGACGCTCCCTTTCCCCGCACCGACCATGTTTCGAGGCCCTAGTTGTTGTGGCCGGTTAATAGGGCCTGTGCATGCAGCTCTGAAATACACACGAATTTACACACAATGACTAGTGTGTGCTCGATTGGATTTGCAGGTTAAACCAGACCATGCAAGGGCCTACTTTCTGTTAAGCGCTGAAAAATGCAGGCGAGTGGGGTTATTGGGTTCACTCGCAGCGGTGAAAGCCCGGGCTCCGGCAACAATGGACGGCTTCGAGGTCCGGGCATGCAAGCCTCCTCTCGTCCGAGCTCCGGCGCTTATGAGACAGTAGAAATATATGAACAGCTCTGTAGTGCAGAATTGCCCCAGTTTTCATGCACTCACCTCTATCGCTCAGTTGTTACCTCTGCTCAAAATTTACGACGAAATGTTTCCTTTAAGCCTGGCTGGTTGTACCCGGTTAACAGCCTTGCACCGATCTATAGGCTACAGCTTTTATTCGTCAGACAACACACAGCCCGCCCCTTCCAAATCCAAGCTCATGCAGCGCGAAAAAAACACTTatgaatagaataaaatacacaaaaatatatagtaaaggattaatatttttgtttcttacCGGAATATTGAGGAGTCTGATCCAACGACGTCTTAATGGGAGCACGTGCGTCTTGTCTCGCGCAGATAAGGAGGGAAAAAGGCGCCAGCCAGGAGCAGTTTTGGGGCAATTTAAAGAGCCGCCCTCATGGGAGCTGAAACACTGGAGGGCGGAGATATGATAAATGGGCCACCAACAGCACTGGAGGAGCTCAACAACCCCCTCCTCctactcttcctcctccaggATCCCTCATATTCCTCAGGTTTAATCACAAAACACCCACAAGCATGTGCAAAAAGTTTCAGAAAACACTTgtatcaacaaaacaaaagtgtggattttcaaaataaactggaTTTAAAATGGTGTGCATTAACAGCATTACCTACATACCACAGTCTCCACAGTGATGGTGAGTGAACTGTGACCTCCCCCAATGTAAACAAGCTGGTTTTAAGCCCAGAGAGGCATGTCTTGTTATTTTCCTCCTAAAACATGGTATGCTACAAGAGTGAAAGAACTATTCATGTGATTTACTCCGGGAAAAGTTGCAATACCTCCATGTTAAACTGCTCCATCGCTTAAAGTTACACATTTTAAGTGGAAGGTAATACATGGTGACAAGCAAGATACACTTATAAAATCAAGACTTTGTGTAATAAAGTCAGAAAATTGTTCGGTGAAATAGCCGTAATAATCTTATGAGTTATATGTATATTATATTTGCTGTTGCAGCTGGTCTAAGAGGAGCTGAAATCTATGTGAGGACTTCCTAGCTTCCCTGGAACCTGtaacttgtatctaagaaatgCTGAGGCCCCCATGGACCCACACGTAAAGCTACATATTTATCAAAAATCATCATCAGTTTCAATTGTTTATATTGATGAAATCCTAATCAGACCTATAAACTTGTTTATGTCACACcatcaccactgtgaagcatggtggtggcagcatcatgctgtggggatgcttctcggcagctggccctggaaatCTGATaagggtagagggtaaaataaatacagtgaaATACCGGTAAATCCTGTAGGACTATCTTATTCAATCTGCAAGacaactacagcttgggagaagatttattttcaagcaagGCAATGAtcccaaagcatacagtgaaagctatgcagaaatgggtaaaagacaaggtgaatgttctggagaggctgagtcaaagcccagaccttaatccaatagagaatttgtggctggacttgaaaagggctgttcacgcttggtccctgtgcaacctgataGCACTTGGGCAGTTTTGCAatagaatggagtaaaattgcagagtccagatttGCAAAGCCTGACtgaaacctatccacacagactcagtgttgtggttgcagccaaaggtgcatcgaCTAAATACTTAGttgaagggggtaaatatttattcgctcacttatttcacattatatatttttatttaacagtcattactttgtagacatttttcactttgatattaaagtgGTTTTATTGtcagttctttaaaaatatttataaatattgaccatgattgatttttatcaTCACTAAAAGGGCAAGAGATCCAAGGggttaatgctttttaaaggcactatATAAATGTCTCACAGCAGTATACCCAAGCAGTACTGAGTCATGTAATTGGAAgtgaaagtggatttttttattgcacataAGTGATTCATCCCAACACATTAGAAGCTAAAAAAACTTTGTTAAAGGTGTGGTTTTACAAAGAGTGATGCCGTGTGTAACCAGACTGGAGTGTTTTGCTAGGGTTTTacctttatacattttttaagttccCATTGGATAAAAAAAAGCTACAGAACTACAGGACATGCAGTTCTGGGTATgaatcaaataaatcaaatcaaatgtcaCTGTACTTGGGTGATAGGAATGGCCATAGACATTATATACGTACACGCCTcattgactgtgtttgctgcacGTCAACGTGTCcgccatattgccagaggcaagacCGTTCCCTAAACAAATGCAAGTATATAGGGGATGAAGGGTTTTattaatgtttgaaatgttattccaCGCGATCTTGTCATCCCCACACAGCACAGGAGTGAGGCATACTGCCCAGGAATGCCTTTGGCAAAATGGCGGCGGCGTTGATGTAAGACCCACTGGCCAATGCAGCGTCTAtgtatattatgtctatggGAATGGCTAtcctgtgtgttttttacatttaagtttttttttgtttttgcaacagAATGTTGtagaaatacattaaaataacaacacTCGCCTTTTGAAAAGGATAGAGAATGAAATGGAAAAGGCTGCAGAAAAGAGTTGAAAACAAAGGTTCATTTTAACATGACATGTAACACCTCAATTGTTGCATTTATAGGAGCGATGTGCCAATAGATGTCTCTGTTGTGTGCACAGATGGTGatacaaatgttttaaaaaagaaaaaacggCTAGCAAATATATCTGGGTGGCACACCCATTATTGTCTGTATGTGGAGAGACACTGCTTTGGGGGCGCTGaaatcacaaacacaaaattaCTCACTTGAGCTTTAAATTTACACCATTTTGATGTAGAACTaacaatgacataaaataaTTATTGATTTAATTGTGAAGTATCTTTGCTGGTTTACATGGATTTTCTATAattttctattattattttgtcactGCTAGGTTTTAAAACTTTATGGAAATCACAGTCTTTTTGAACCTTTTTAACCTGCTCTTTGAATGTTGCTGCTTATCTTGGGGAGACTTCTTCTGAAGCCATTTCAAACTCTAAACCTCTCCTGCACAGTGGTGAATGGAGAAGTTGGGATACTCTTGCTTTATTCCCCATTTTTTCAAGTGGCCCATCCAGCAAAAGATAACCACCCTGTGTCATAAACAAAGACATGGAAGACTACCTCGCATGTTTAGTTCACCTAAAAACAGACCTTTGGTATTTGCACATTGACACTTACCTTCTGCTACCCCAAAGGgccaaaatcaaaacaaactgaaCAGCCAAAGAGCAAATTTTTATTATCACCACTGGCCCTCAGACAACTACATGACTATGCATTTTCAGTGAACTATTCCATGTTCCTCATAAGTGTAAGGGTAATGTATTACAAGTAACACACAAGTATACTTGAAATACCTTTGGTTGCCTTTGCCATTCCAGAAGAGGGGATTCTGAAGTAGATAAGTATACACCATATACCTGCATATATCACACTGCTTCTGTGCAGTTAATCTGATATTAGGGCTATTAAACCTTTACAAATTTTAACCccaattaatctcaggatttctggggttaatcacaattaatcgcccctgttttttcatttgaaaattccactattttgcatttgaaactgtgttttaattcttaaacagaaataaagagcTCTGGGTAGAGTGAAGATTATGGCATCGTTTTGACtatggaaaaaaagaacatgaCATGGATTAAAAAGGGAAGGGA
This window of the Cheilinus undulatus linkage group 11, ASM1832078v1, whole genome shotgun sequence genome carries:
- the hmga1a gene encoding high mobility group AT-hook 1a isoform X2, which gives rise to MSDKGTVSPKEKEGTEKRGRGRPRKQPQEPSGSPTPKRPRGRPKGSRNKGPSKKKAAAAPSAGGKRRGRPPKKEEKEEKASQQSSAEEEEEEEEDQ
- the hmga1a gene encoding high mobility group AT-hook 1a isoform X1, with amino-acid sequence MSDKGTVSPKEKEGTEKRGRGRPRKQPQVNTSDEPSGSPTPKRPRGRPKGSRNKGPSKKKAAAAPSAGGKRRGRPPKKEEKEEKASQQSSAEEEEEEEEDQ